From a single Pseudalkalibacillus hwajinpoensis genomic region:
- a CDS encoding TerC family protein, with translation MDIGLLLEYGWVLLVLIGLEGVLAADNALVMAIMVKHLDPEKRKKALFYGLGGAFVFRIGSLFIISFLVDIWQVQAIGAIYLLFLSLNHIVKKYFLSGRKKEKNEKKKASEGSGFWMTVLKVELADIAFAVDSILAAVALALTLPNTDLPNVGSMDGAQFGVVLAGGIIGLIIMRFAANYFVKLLHRKPGLETAAFMIVGWVGVKLAVYTLAHPSLGILAETFPKEPAWKITFWVVLVAIAIGGWFLSSERDENDREDENEDTLEEENKEANEYS, from the coding sequence ATGGATATTGGTCTTTTGCTAGAGTATGGGTGGGTGCTCCTTGTCTTAATTGGTCTCGAGGGTGTGCTCGCTGCAGATAACGCTCTCGTCATGGCCATTATGGTAAAGCATCTCGACCCAGAAAAGCGTAAGAAAGCTCTGTTCTATGGACTTGGAGGCGCATTTGTCTTTCGCATTGGCTCCCTCTTTATCATCTCTTTTCTCGTTGATATCTGGCAGGTGCAGGCGATCGGTGCCATCTACCTCCTGTTCCTCAGTTTGAATCATATTGTTAAGAAATATTTCCTTAGCGGTCGAAAGAAAGAAAAGAACGAAAAGAAAAAAGCGAGTGAGGGTTCAGGTTTCTGGATGACCGTACTGAAAGTGGAGCTTGCGGATATTGCGTTCGCAGTTGATTCCATCCTGGCTGCCGTTGCACTAGCATTGACCCTGCCTAACACAGATCTTCCGAATGTAGGAAGTATGGACGGTGCACAATTCGGTGTCGTTCTAGCCGGTGGTATCATCGGACTAATCATTATGCGTTTTGCTGCTAACTATTTTGTTAAACTGCTGCACCGTAAACCCGGACTGGAAACAGCTGCGTTTATGATTGTCGGCTGGGTCGGTGTGAAGCTTGCTGTTTATACGCTTGCCCACCCGAGTCTTGGCATTCTCGCCGAAACATTCCCAAAAGAGCCTGCCTGGAAAATTACGTTCTGGGTTGTTCTCGTTGCAATTGCAATCGGAGGCTGGTTCCTTTCCTCTGAAAGGGATGAGAACGATCGTGAGGATGAGAATGAAGATACACTTGAAGAGGAAAATAAGGAAGCAAATGAATATTCATGA
- a CDS encoding YwdI family protein: MRDIPIDQLVQQMNARMKQLTYNVEENDADVNGIREELIAIKTYCDMLLQASETRAPKSQIKPLAKQQGVAAPAPVQQISSKPLKEDDANEDSIFDF; this comes from the coding sequence ATGAGAGATATACCGATTGACCAGCTGGTTCAGCAAATGAATGCCAGGATGAAACAGCTTACTTATAACGTTGAAGAAAACGATGCAGATGTAAACGGAATCCGCGAAGAATTGATTGCAATCAAAACGTATTGCGACATGCTGCTGCAGGCGTCTGAAACACGCGCGCCAAAGTCGCAAATAAAGCCGCTTGCGAAGCAGCAGGGAGTTGCCGCTCCAGCTCCAGTACAGCAGATCTCTTCCAAACCGTTAAAAGAAGACGACGCGAACGAGGATTCCATCTTTGATTTCTAA
- a CDS encoding GNAT family N-acetyltransferase, whose amino-acid sequence MLEVREEKNDEEAISIILRKAFEGEKEVALVKRIRESDFFIPELSLVAIQNRSTPIGYLLFSEIQIKTSSGIVPSLALAPLAVMPEWQREGVGGMLIKDGLMRATSLGYRHVVVLGHKDYYSRFGFVPASDKEITGPFDAGDAFMFRELKKDALKEIQGEVVYPKTFGI is encoded by the coding sequence ATGCTAGAAGTGCGAGAAGAGAAAAATGACGAAGAAGCAATTTCGATCATTTTACGAAAAGCGTTTGAAGGAGAAAAAGAAGTAGCGTTAGTGAAGCGGATTAGAGAATCGGATTTCTTTATTCCTGAGCTTTCACTTGTCGCCATTCAAAATCGAAGCACACCTATAGGCTATCTCCTTTTTAGCGAAATACAAATCAAGACGAGCAGCGGCATAGTGCCGTCCCTCGCACTTGCACCGCTCGCCGTAATGCCAGAGTGGCAGCGTGAAGGTGTCGGTGGTATGCTGATTAAGGACGGACTAATGAGGGCAACTTCCCTGGGCTATCGCCACGTCGTTGTTCTCGGTCATAAGGACTATTATTCTAGATTCGGATTTGTACCTGCATCTGATAAAGAAATCACAGGACCGTTCGATGCAGGAGACGCGTTTATGTTTAGAGAACTTAAGAAAGATGCCCTAAAAGAGATTCAAGGGGAAGTTGTTTATCCGAAAACATTCGGAATATAA
- a CDS encoding DUF1850 domain-containing protein has translation MKSLRLLTMKLSASTRQFLYQTSLAAVLIAIVFLYPFFPVMALENGESGKVLAYVPFEDDPTNFDIRYTHSVHKTPVQESYYVSESGDIIQYELYYESFSVGMPSNAGVGERFVQDEDGYKIKGMNRKFPSIDLRTGQVVADHILLVQNKEIKLSKIIEPGSWVHFESATISLWQWMKGVNVLDG, from the coding sequence GTGAAAAGCCTGCGTCTTCTTACCATGAAGCTTTCTGCCTCAACGAGACAATTTTTATATCAAACAAGCCTCGCAGCTGTCTTGATTGCGATTGTTTTTCTATATCCCTTCTTCCCGGTGATGGCGCTTGAAAATGGAGAGTCTGGAAAAGTTCTCGCATACGTACCGTTTGAAGACGATCCTACCAATTTTGATATTCGCTATACGCATTCTGTCCACAAAACACCTGTTCAGGAGTCGTATTATGTATCAGAATCAGGTGATATTATTCAATATGAGCTCTACTACGAGAGCTTTTCAGTTGGGATGCCTTCCAATGCAGGAGTTGGGGAACGATTTGTCCAGGATGAAGATGGCTACAAAATCAAGGGCATGAACCGCAAGTTTCCGTCCATTGACCTTCGAACGGGTCAGGTTGTAGCAGATCACATTCTCCTTGTCCAAAATAAAGAAATTAAATTAAGCAAGATTATAGAACCGGGCTCATGGGTTCATTTCGAATCAGCAACAATCAGCTTATGGCAGTGGATGAAAGGAGTTAATGTCCTTGACGGATAA
- a CDS encoding FUSC family protein: MTDLKQKVFKFVGGRILKTGLAAFLTALICDAFGLPVLFAVITAIVTVEPTASDSIKKGIIRFPAAAIGAGFAMVFESFLHQSPLTYALAATFTLIACHKLGLDDGMLVATLTAVAMIPDTTGDYMSSFVVRLSTTLIGIFVSTAVNYFVMPPKFHTMINDGVERLYHNSGDLLDQIIADLPHARRQTIVYQRLSRDLERTFKLISYQREEWKYRRHSMNEVRSFSVVLKKLEYLQKILYHLGNMLFTDTKNGIDEEHHNIIMEAGRSISKAFHNPSNQLTQKHLTSIEKLDQLFHDLDDSRTEVVEPRHHFTGKMIIIFELLSLNDVIDDLYILEQKEDRYVKRSAKHDTEI; the protein is encoded by the coding sequence ATGACAGATCTTAAACAAAAAGTGTTTAAATTCGTTGGAGGACGAATATTAAAAACGGGTCTGGCGGCTTTTTTGACCGCCTTGATTTGCGATGCATTTGGACTACCTGTTCTATTTGCAGTGATTACGGCGATTGTAACCGTTGAGCCGACCGCATCAGATTCAATCAAGAAAGGAATAATCCGTTTTCCGGCAGCGGCAATCGGTGCTGGCTTTGCAATGGTGTTTGAATCCTTTCTCCACCAATCCCCGCTAACCTATGCACTCGCTGCAACCTTTACCCTGATTGCGTGTCATAAGCTTGGTCTAGATGATGGTATGCTCGTCGCAACGCTTACCGCAGTGGCCATGATCCCTGATACTACAGGCGACTACATGTCCTCGTTTGTCGTCAGACTTAGTACAACATTAATCGGGATTTTTGTCTCAACAGCTGTCAACTACTTCGTCATGCCGCCTAAATTTCATACGATGATAAACGATGGCGTCGAGCGGCTGTACCATAATTCAGGTGATTTGCTTGATCAAATTATTGCTGATTTACCTCATGCACGAAGACAAACCATCGTTTATCAACGCTTAAGTCGTGATCTTGAACGTACCTTTAAGTTAATTTCGTATCAGCGCGAGGAATGGAAATATCGACGTCATAGTATGAATGAGGTTCGTAGCTTCTCTGTTGTACTAAAGAAGCTAGAATACCTGCAAAAGATTCTTTATCACCTGGGGAATATGCTATTCACAGATACGAAAAATGGCATTGATGAAGAACATCACAACATTATTATGGAAGCCGGTCGTTCCATATCCAAAGCCTTCCATAATCCATCCAACCAGCTTACTCAGAAGCATCTTACTAGCATCGAGAAGTTAGATCAGCTGTTCCATGACCTTGATGATTCAAGGACAGAGGTGGTAGAACCACGCCATCATTTTACAGGAAAAATGATTATTATTTTTGAACTTCTTTCTCTCAACGACGTGATTGATGATCTGTATATTCTAGAACAGAAAGAAGATCGCTATGTAAAAAGGAGCGCGAAGCATGACACTGAAATTTGA
- a CDS encoding type 1 glutamine amidotransferase domain-containing protein codes for MRLSNKKVISLVHHEFEDLELTYPYYRLIEEGATVHYVGEKADEKYIGKYGVPVVSDYAYEDIDPSEYDAILVPGGWAPDKIRRFPEVLKMVQHMEENKKPIGQICHAGWVLISAKVLEGKKVTSTPGIRDDMENAGATWIDEPVVVDGHLVSARRPPDLPPYGKAFADLLANQ; via the coding sequence ATGCGATTATCGAATAAAAAAGTGATTAGTCTTGTTCATCATGAATTTGAAGACCTTGAGCTAACATATCCTTATTACCGTTTGATTGAAGAAGGGGCAACCGTTCATTACGTTGGTGAAAAAGCAGATGAGAAATACATTGGGAAGTATGGTGTACCGGTCGTTTCCGACTACGCGTACGAAGATATTGATCCTTCAGAATATGACGCTATTCTTGTACCAGGAGGATGGGCGCCTGATAAAATCCGCAGGTTCCCTGAAGTATTAAAGATGGTGCAGCATATGGAAGAAAACAAAAAGCCAATCGGCCAAATCTGTCATGCCGGATGGGTGCTCATTTCAGCAAAAGTGCTTGAAGGAAAGAAAGTAACGAGCACACCAGGAATCCGAGATGACATGGAAAATGCCGGGGCAACATGGATTGACGAGCCTGTCGTTGTAGACGGACACCTTGTATCAGCACGTCGCCCACCGGATCTTCCACCATACGGCAAAGCTTTCGCAGATTTATTAGCGAATCAATAG
- a CDS encoding general stress protein has translation MSRPVVREYQNDEKLKSDIEELSNIGVSKDDIYVLSHDDDRTERVADGVDANTIGKKEMGLSSLKNVFSKKGDELRSKMQEIGFSKEESERYEDEMDKGKIFLFVTDTDKVIK, from the coding sequence ATGAGTAGACCAGTAGTACGCGAATATCAGAACGATGAAAAACTGAAAAGTGACATTGAGGAACTAAGCAACATCGGAGTTTCAAAAGACGATATTTACGTGCTTTCCCACGACGATGACCGCACAGAACGCGTCGCAGACGGCGTTGATGCGAATACAATCGGTAAGAAGGAAATGGGTCTAAGCAGCCTTAAGAATGTATTCAGCAAAAAAGGCGACGAACTGCGCAGCAAAATGCAGGAAATCGGCTTCTCAAAAGAAGAATCAGAACGCTATGAAGATGAAATGGATAAAGGGAAGATCTTCTTATTTGTAACGGATACTGATAAAGTGATAAAGTGA
- a CDS encoding DUF1499 domain-containing protein codes for MSSDQLGVKQGKLAPCPNKPNCVSSQSTGEKHGMDPIPYSGTSDEVLMKLKSILTNRKRTKIIESDPHYIRAEETSKLFKFVDDIEFYIDSAAEHIHFRSASRTGYSDMGVNRKRMNEIKEEYFQK; via the coding sequence ATGAGTTCAGATCAACTGGGTGTAAAACAGGGAAAGCTTGCGCCGTGTCCAAATAAACCAAACTGCGTTTCAAGTCAGAGTACAGGTGAGAAGCACGGAATGGATCCGATTCCATATAGTGGTACTTCTGATGAGGTTCTTATGAAACTAAAATCCATTCTAACCAACCGGAAGCGAACAAAAATCATTGAATCCGATCCCCATTACATAAGAGCGGAAGAAACGTCAAAGCTGTTCAAGTTTGTGGACGACATTGAGTTCTATATTGATTCAGCAGCTGAACACATCCACTTTCGCTCTGCTTCACGGACAGGATATTCCGACATGGGTGTAAACAGAAAGCGGATGAACGAAATCAAAGAAGAATATTTTCAAAAATAA
- a CDS encoding beta-class carbonic anhydrase: protein MNTLNEVLKYNEQFVENKGYEPYETTGLPDKRVVILSCMDTRLVELLPRAMNLKNGDVKIVKNAGAVVSHPFGSIMRSILVAVYELQAEEVWVIGHHDCGMGKVNPNELLHKMEESVTKEVVSSMKHVGIDLHSWLKGFTTVQDGVRDSVSMIENHPLLPKNLPVHGLVIDPATGKLDRVTE from the coding sequence ATGAATACACTTAACGAGGTTTTAAAGTATAACGAACAGTTTGTTGAAAATAAAGGCTATGAGCCCTACGAAACAACAGGGCTTCCTGATAAAAGAGTTGTGATTTTATCATGTATGGATACGCGTCTTGTTGAGCTTCTTCCGCGTGCGATGAACTTAAAAAATGGCGATGTGAAAATTGTTAAAAATGCTGGAGCTGTTGTGAGTCACCCGTTCGGAAGTATTATGCGCAGCATTCTTGTTGCGGTCTATGAGCTTCAGGCAGAAGAAGTTTGGGTGATTGGGCACCATGATTGTGGAATGGGAAAGGTCAATCCTAACGAACTTCTACATAAGATGGAAGAGAGCGTTACTAAGGAAGTCGTTTCTTCGATGAAGCATGTTGGGATTGATCTTCACTCATGGCTGAAAGGATTTACAACCGTTCAGGATGGGGTACGCGATAGCGTTTCAATGATCGAGAACCATCCGCTTCTTCCGAAGAATCTGCCAGTCCATGGCCTCGTTATTGACCCGGCAACAGGGAAATTAGACCGCGTCACGGAATAA
- a CDS encoding DUF429 domain-containing protein: MEIFIGIDLSGPSNTKDTSLALFEGDKNFLVFRQLAEGVTDADIYNVIESQQASVTIGIDAPLSYQPGGGDRPADRALRQNIVAKGMRSGSIMTPTMTRMVYLTLRGISLSRGLSTGSATILEVHPGAAIGLRSPDISSVVTYKTDMDSRLQIKAFLENEGVQRLPVDALKSSHSFDACLAAYASWKWKLGKSEFLQPADPPFHPFHFSC, from the coding sequence TTGGAGATATTCATTGGAATCGACTTATCAGGGCCCTCGAACACGAAAGACACCTCACTTGCGTTATTTGAAGGAGATAAGAACTTTCTTGTTTTTAGACAATTGGCAGAAGGTGTAACTGATGCAGACATTTATAATGTGATCGAATCGCAGCAAGCCTCGGTCACCATTGGAATTGATGCACCGCTTTCCTATCAACCAGGCGGCGGTGATCGTCCCGCTGATCGTGCTCTGAGGCAGAATATCGTCGCAAAAGGAATGCGTAGCGGCTCCATCATGACACCGACGATGACGCGAATGGTGTATTTAACGCTGAGAGGCATCTCACTTTCAAGAGGACTTTCAACAGGCTCTGCGACTATCTTAGAAGTTCACCCTGGAGCAGCAATTGGGCTCAGATCGCCGGATATCTCATCCGTTGTTACCTATAAAACAGACATGGACTCACGTCTTCAAATAAAAGCGTTCCTTGAAAATGAGGGAGTGCAAAGGTTACCAGTAGATGCACTCAAATCCTCCCACTCATTTGACGCCTGCCTTGCTGCTTATGCTTCATGGAAATGGAAGCTCGGGAAGTCCGAATTCCTTCAGCCGGCAGACCCTCCATTTCACCCTTTTCATTTTAGTTGCTGA
- a CDS encoding TRAP transporter permease codes for MSLTDKDQPPKTKEDKENLTDEQTQELMAKFDPEAGHRRLTGIIGWISVIGLVGFSVFQLYTAIFGVYTAQLQRSIHLAFALGLIFLLFPASKKRLRNQSKLKFQVAWYDGLLAIVGVYVGMYWPLNFEELVFRVGRLTTLDLIVGFLAIVLVLEATRRVVGLPITIITSVFLLYAYLGPYMPGFLQHRGLSIDRIIRSMYFTTEGILGTPLGVSATFIFLFLLFGAFLVKTGVGQYFNDLALVIAGKRVGGPAKVAIFSSALQGTISGSSVANVVTSGSFTIPMMKRLGYRKEFAGGVEAAASTGGQLMPPIMGAAAFLMVEFIGGGITYWEIAKAATIPALLYFTGIWIMTHFEAKRIGLRGLTEEEMPDRKAVLFKIYLLLPIVAVIFFLMSGTSVTRAALYAILTAIVVGAVNKETRMGIGDFIDALANGARTALGVAAATAAAGMIVGVVTLTGLGLKLANSLVSLSGENLLLTLFFTMIASLILGMGSPTTANYVITSTIAAPALIVLSVPELSAHMFVFYFGIVADITPPVALAAFAAAGVSGGEPLRTGVQSAKLAIAAFIIPYIFVLSPELMMIDTTWQTLLWVVFTSITGMISIGAGMIGYWYRPMAIVERIAAVAAGVMLIYPEGFTDLIGLGLFIALLVLQFVIKQDGKKKEVANA; via the coding sequence ATGTCCTTGACGGATAAAGATCAGCCTCCGAAAACAAAAGAAGATAAAGAAAATCTCACAGACGAACAAACGCAGGAATTGATGGCGAAGTTTGATCCAGAAGCAGGTCATCGCAGGCTGACAGGTATTATCGGATGGATATCCGTTATCGGACTTGTAGGCTTTTCAGTCTTTCAGCTCTACACAGCGATATTCGGAGTATACACCGCACAGCTTCAACGATCGATTCACCTGGCGTTCGCGCTTGGACTTATTTTTCTTCTCTTTCCTGCATCAAAAAAAAGACTTCGTAATCAATCGAAACTTAAATTTCAGGTTGCCTGGTATGATGGTCTTCTTGCGATTGTCGGAGTCTATGTTGGAATGTACTGGCCCCTTAACTTTGAAGAGCTTGTATTCAGAGTCGGGAGGCTTACGACACTTGATTTAATCGTTGGTTTTCTTGCGATTGTACTCGTACTTGAAGCAACAAGGCGAGTCGTTGGGCTTCCGATTACGATCATTACATCGGTATTCCTTCTTTATGCTTACCTTGGACCCTATATGCCGGGATTTCTACAGCATAGAGGCTTAAGCATTGACCGGATTATTCGATCGATGTACTTTACAACCGAAGGAATTCTTGGAACGCCGCTTGGTGTTTCAGCAACGTTTATCTTTCTCTTTCTCTTATTTGGAGCATTTCTCGTGAAAACTGGCGTCGGTCAGTACTTCAATGATTTAGCTCTTGTAATCGCAGGAAAGCGAGTTGGGGGGCCAGCTAAAGTTGCGATCTTCTCTAGTGCGCTTCAGGGGACAATCAGCGGGAGCTCAGTTGCAAACGTGGTAACCTCAGGTTCGTTTACGATCCCCATGATGAAGCGACTTGGTTATCGGAAGGAGTTTGCGGGCGGGGTTGAAGCTGCGGCTTCGACAGGCGGACAGCTAATGCCGCCGATCATGGGAGCAGCAGCATTCTTGATGGTTGAATTCATTGGTGGAGGCATCACTTACTGGGAAATTGCGAAAGCCGCGACAATCCCCGCACTCCTTTATTTTACTGGAATTTGGATCATGACCCACTTTGAAGCGAAGCGGATTGGCCTTCGCGGTCTGACTGAGGAGGAAATGCCTGATCGGAAAGCTGTTCTCTTTAAAATTTACCTGCTCCTTCCGATCGTAGCCGTTATTTTCTTCTTAATGTCCGGTACGTCCGTTACCCGCGCCGCGCTTTATGCGATCTTAACTGCGATTGTGGTAGGGGCGGTCAATAAAGAAACACGAATGGGCATTGGTGATTTTATTGACGCGCTTGCAAATGGGGCACGAACGGCGCTCGGAGTTGCAGCTGCAACGGCTGCAGCAGGGATGATCGTTGGTGTTGTAACGCTGACTGGTCTCGGACTTAAGCTTGCGAACAGTCTCGTTTCACTCTCAGGTGAAAATCTTTTACTTACCCTTTTCTTCACTATGATCGCATCGTTGATTCTTGGAATGGGTTCACCAACTACAGCGAACTACGTCATTACATCAACGATTGCGGCACCTGCACTGATCGTGCTATCCGTTCCGGAATTATCTGCGCATATGTTCGTGTTCTACTTCGGAATCGTCGCAGACATTACGCCTCCGGTAGCGCTTGCCGCCTTTGCGGCAGCTGGTGTATCAGGAGGGGAACCGCTCAGGACAGGGGTTCAGTCGGCAAAGCTCGCGATTGCCGCATTTATCATACCGTACATCTTCGTACTCTCGCCTGAGCTGATGATGATTGATACAACGTGGCAAACACTGCTCTGGGTGGTGTTCACCTCAATTACAGGGATGATCAGTATCGGGGCAGGCATGATCGGTTACTGGTACCGTCCCATGGCGATTGTTGAACGCATTGCGGCCGTTGCGGCTGGTGTGATGCTCATTTATCCGGAAGGCTTTACAGATTTAATTGGACTTGGCCTCTTTATTGCATTGCTCGTCCTTCAATTTGTGATTAAACAGGATGGAAAGAAGAAGGAAGTAGCGAATGCATAG
- a CDS encoding SLAP domain-containing protein, with product MTLKFEEKWERTISDGDRTMFLNVYENNPIQEGKLQFVPVRAAFNHRDCLLASVIILNGEQDWKLQKQNLFYFEGQELLAEGCFTHQSLTVPYGKAVPWTFIFQTPSLIRRPSLQNWKITI from the coding sequence ATGACACTGAAATTTGAAGAAAAGTGGGAACGGACGATTTCAGATGGCGATCGAACCATGTTTTTGAATGTATACGAAAACAATCCTATACAAGAAGGAAAGCTGCAGTTCGTTCCAGTTAGGGCTGCTTTTAATCATCGGGACTGTTTGCTAGCATCTGTTATCATCTTAAATGGCGAACAGGACTGGAAATTACAGAAGCAAAATTTGTTTTATTTCGAGGGTCAGGAACTACTGGCAGAAGGGTGTTTCACCCATCAATCGCTTACCGTTCCCTATGGTAAGGCTGTACCATGGACATTTATTTTCCAAACACCATCGTTGATTCGACGCCCTTCTCTCCAAAATTGGAAAATCACCATTTAA
- the fumC gene encoding class II fumarate hydratase, producing the protein MDYRIERDTIGEIKVPADKMWGAQTQRSKQNFKIGNEHMPLEVVKAFAILKKSAALANQRLGKLEDEKAEAIVKAADEVISGEHNEHFPLVVWQTGSGTQSNMNMNEVIAYRANELLKEQGSDARIHPNDDVNKSQSSNDTFPTALHVAAVLSVEDHLYPALIELKETLYQKMQDYDHIIKIGRTHLQDATPLTLGQEISGWHRMLVKCENMLLESVKYMKELAIGGTAVGTGLNAHPKFGDMVAEEISNMTNKTFASAENKFHALTSHDEVVHVHGALKALAADLMKIANDVRWLASGPRCGIGELNIPANEPGSSIMPGKVNPTQSEALTMVAAQVMGNDATIGFSASQGNFELNVFKPVIIYNFLQSSNLLADGMKSFNDNCAVGIEPNEEVIQDYLKNSLMLVTALNPHIGYENAAKIAKKAHEDGTTLRESALESGLLTAEQFDDIVRPEDMIAPKE; encoded by the coding sequence ATGGATTATCGTATTGAACGAGACACAATTGGTGAAATCAAGGTACCAGCAGATAAAATGTGGGGTGCTCAAACACAGCGAAGCAAGCAGAATTTTAAAATTGGTAACGAACATATGCCGCTGGAGGTTGTGAAGGCTTTCGCGATTCTGAAGAAAAGCGCAGCGCTTGCGAACCAGCGTCTTGGAAAGCTTGAAGATGAGAAGGCAGAAGCGATTGTAAAAGCAGCGGATGAAGTGATAAGCGGCGAGCACAATGAACATTTTCCTCTCGTTGTCTGGCAAACCGGAAGCGGTACGCAATCAAACATGAATATGAACGAAGTAATCGCTTATCGGGCGAATGAACTTTTAAAAGAACAGGGTAGTGATGCACGCATCCATCCGAACGATGATGTGAACAAGTCACAGTCATCAAACGATACATTCCCGACAGCACTGCACGTGGCAGCTGTGCTTTCAGTTGAAGACCACCTGTATCCAGCGTTAATTGAACTGAAAGAAACACTTTATCAAAAAATGCAGGATTATGACCATATTATCAAAATTGGCCGTACGCATCTGCAGGATGCTACGCCACTTACACTTGGCCAGGAAATCAGCGGATGGCACCGTATGCTCGTGAAATGTGAAAACATGCTTCTTGAGAGCGTGAAATACATGAAGGAGCTTGCCATCGGTGGGACAGCAGTTGGTACTGGTTTGAACGCACATCCTAAATTCGGTGACATGGTAGCAGAAGAAATAAGCAACATGACAAATAAGACATTTGCGTCAGCGGAAAATAAATTCCATGCGCTCACAAGTCACGATGAGGTTGTGCACGTGCACGGAGCGTTGAAAGCACTTGCGGCTGATCTTATGAAAATTGCAAACGACGTACGCTGGCTTGCGAGCGGACCACGCTGTGGCATTGGTGAGCTTAACATTCCGGCTAATGAGCCAGGAAGCTCGATCATGCCAGGGAAAGTGAATCCAACGCAGAGTGAGGCACTCACGATGGTAGCGGCGCAGGTTATGGGTAACGACGCAACGATTGGTTTCTCAGCAAGTCAGGGGAACTTTGAGTTGAACGTCTTTAAGCCGGTTATCATTTACAACTTCCTGCAGTCTTCTAATTTACTTGCAGATGGCATGAAGTCATTTAATGACAACTGTGCGGTCGGAATTGAACCCAACGAAGAAGTGATTCAGGATTATCTGAAGAACTCGTTGATGCTTGTAACAGCACTTAACCCGCATATTGGCTATGAAAATGCGGCGAAAATTGCGAAGAAGGCACATGAGGATGGCACGACGCTTCGCGAATCTGCTCTTGAAAGTGGATTATTAACAGCGGAGCAGTTCGATGATATTGTCCGTCCGGAAGACATGATCGCACCAAAAGAATAA
- a CDS encoding TAXI family TRAP transporter solute-binding subunit, with translation MGKKRILSLLVVILSVVMVLGACGGDSGGGEANGSPSELSLLTGGTGGTYFPLGGELANIIQDETDIESANAQSSGASVENMQILQDGDADIAFTQTDIAAYATKGELMFEDGKVDNIQAIGTLYPETIQVVTLQETGITSIEDLKGKKVSVGAPGSGTYANAEQVLEVHGITMEDIDAQHLAFDESTEGIQDGTIDAAFITSGTPTGAVEGLSAVKPVTILPIEEDKVSELVEKYPYYAEDTVKSGTYGLESDVPTVAVLAMLVARSDLEEDYVYEVTKAIFENSDKITHAKGEFITADTALDGVGIDLHPGTKKYFDEKGIE, from the coding sequence ATGGGGAAAAAGAGAATACTTAGCTTACTCGTAGTTATTCTATCAGTAGTGATGGTGCTCGGAGCATGTGGAGGAGATTCGGGTGGAGGAGAAGCAAATGGTTCGCCTTCAGAGCTTAGTTTATTAACAGGGGGAACTGGCGGTACGTATTTCCCACTTGGTGGTGAGTTAGCTAATATTATTCAAGATGAAACAGATATTGAGAGCGCTAACGCACAGTCCTCTGGAGCTTCTGTTGAAAACATGCAAATTCTCCAGGATGGCGATGCAGATATCGCATTTACTCAAACAGATATTGCAGCTTATGCAACAAAAGGTGAATTAATGTTTGAGGACGGTAAGGTTGATAATATCCAGGCAATTGGAACGCTTTATCCTGAAACCATTCAAGTCGTAACATTACAGGAGACAGGAATTACCTCAATCGAAGATCTAAAGGGAAAGAAAGTATCAGTTGGTGCGCCAGGAAGTGGAACATATGCGAACGCTGAACAGGTTCTTGAGGTTCATGGCATTACGATGGAGGATATTGATGCCCAGCACCTTGCTTTTGACGAATCAACGGAGGGAATACAGGACGGCACGATTGATGCAGCGTTCATCACTTCTGGAACGCCGACTGGAGCTGTAGAAGGACTCTCAGCTGTAAAGCCTGTGACGATCCTTCCAATTGAAGAAGACAAAGTTAGTGAGCTTGTTGAGAAATACCCTTACTATGCAGAAGATACCGTTAAGAGTGGTACGTACGGACTTGAAAGTGACGTACCGACAGTAGCAGTGCTTGCCATGCTTGTGGCGCGTTCAGACCTTGAGGAAGATTATGTGTATGAAGTGACGAAAGCGATATTTGAGAACTCCGATAAAATCACGCATGCAAAAGGTGAATTTATTACAGCTGACACAGCTCTAGATGGTGTCGGAATTGATCTTCACCCTGGTACGAAGAAGTATTTTGACGAGAAAGGGATCGAGTAG